The genomic interval CGGAAAGCCAGGCCCCCGACCACCATGGACGGGCAGCAAGAGCAGGAAAGTCCCGCAGTCCTAGCACTAGCCCAGGCTCATTTCAAAAGAGGTGAATACGCGGAGGCCGAGGCGCTGTACTCCGCTTACATTCGCCAGTGCGCCTGTGCGGCCTCGGAGGGAGCAGCACACCTGAGGTAACTATCGCGAGAAGTGGGGAAAGCGGGGTCTCCGGAAGGTGGGCGGCAAGGGCCCTGCTCTACTCGGCGTCTGGCGCTCAGCCGCCCAGCGGCCGAACGTTTGTTCTTCACAGAAAGGCGGTGAGGGAGCGTGCTTGGAGCGCAGGCATCCGCACGTTGCTCCGGGACTCCGAGAACGGTGTCCCGACTCCATGTTAACTGACCCGGAGTCTTAGAGCGGATAGGGCTTTTCCCACCTGTCACTTTAACAAGACCTGGTGAGGGCGAGGTGCCGCGCGGGTGCCACGTGAGCGCACAGCGTCGCGACTCAAACCGCGCAACATCACAGCAGGTGCTCTGGATTTTCACGtgtgaaaagaaatttaaatatgtgGAAATAGTATAATGAACCTGCAGGTGACCATCCTTGGGCTTAAGCATTGTCACTTCACCCAGGGGATCAGGTTATTCGCCCAGGGATGTCTCAGAATACATTTCTAGGCGTTAAAGGATTTAAAAAGACGTAACCACAGTATCATCATTCCTAACGTCATTATTCCAGTGTCGTTATTTGGAATTTTCCTGTTTGATCAATAAAAGTTGTTTTGTTTGGCTGGTTGGTGTTTTCGCGGTTGGTTCAAGTCAGGCTGCACATCAAGTCTCCCAGCCTTTAAGGCTCCCCTTCATTTTCTCCCCTTGCAGATAGGATAGCCTCAGCAAAGGATATCCAGTCCTCTGTCCTGAGACTTTCCCATATTTTGGATCTTCTGGatttaccccacccccaccccttgtaGTCCTCTGTCTTATGCATCGCTTGTGAGTTGGTAGTTAAATCTTGAGGTTTGATCGAATTCAGATCCAAAATTATGGTGAGAATATTGTTATAGGTGTTGTGTACTTCTGTCAGAGAGCATGTAATGTCTGTCTTTTTGTGATATTAGCAACCTTGATACGGACCAGGGTTCCTGGCCTTCCCTAAACAAGAGAAATTGATGAGAAGGCCAGACAAGGAATTCAGGCAAGCTTTACTGAGGTCTCTGCTGCAGCAGGGCAGAGCAAAAACAAGTAAGTTTCCCTTGCTTGCTTGGAGCAAGGGGTGAAGTTGGGGTTGTGTCCAGGGGTCTCGAAGGCTGgtggggtggcttaggtggtttgcccacctCTTTGGACCAAGGTTTTGAATGTAGGGGACATGTGAAGTACCCCGTTTGTGCTCCTGGCACCCTGTTTTTGCTTCCAGcacttcagaagtggcagttgggatTTTATTTGGTTTGTATCTTCTTATCCATAACTGGCTCCAACCGCAGATGCACTCAATTATTTTTGGTTCCTTatagtttttgtattttgttgctggagaagacattTGTTTAGGTGCAAACACTGCAGCAAATGGTCCTAGGTCCCAGCTTTCAGCCTTTCTCAACCTCACCTGCTCTCCCAAAGCATCTTGTATTTACACCTGAATGTGAAGCATTTGTTGTACTCTAAGATTTGCCTTTGTTGTTCTTGTTAACGGTTCTTGTTAGTGGTCcaggatgagaaaagaaaaaacagttcagttcagttcagtcactcagtcgtgtccgactctttgcaaccccatgaattgcagcacgccaggcctccctgtccatcaccaactcccagagttcactcagacttatatccatcgagtcagtgatgccatccagccatctcatcctctgtcatccccttttcctcctgcccccagtccctccatgcatcagagtcttttctgatgagtcaactctttgcatgaggtggccaaagtactggagtttcagctttagcatcattccttccagagaaatcccagggctgatctccttcagaatggactggttggatctccttgcagtccaagggactctcaagagtcttctccaacaccacagttcaaaagcatcgattcttcagcgctcagccttcttcacagtccaactctcacatccatacatgaccactggaaaaaccatagccttgactagatggaccttagtcggccaagtaatgtctctgcttttgaatatactatctagttggtcataactttccttccaaggagtaagcgtcttttaatttcatggctgcagtcaccatctgcagtgattttggagcctcaaaaaataaagtctgacactgtttccactgtttccccatctatttcccatgaagtgatgggaccggatgccatgatcttcattttctgaatgttgagctttaggccaactttttcactcttctcttttactttcatcaagaggctttttagttcctctttactttctgccataagagtggtgtcatctgcatatctgaggttattgatatttctcccagcaatcatgattccagcttgtgtttcttccagtccagcgtttctcatgatgtactctgcatagaagttaaataagcagggtgacaatatacagccttgacgtactccttttcctatttggaaccagtctgttgttccatgtccagttctaactgctgcttcctgacctgcatacagatttctcaagaggcaggtcaggtggtctggtattcccatctctttcagaattttccacagtttattgtgatccacacagtcaaaggctttggcatagtcaataaagcagaaatagatgtttttctggaactctcttgctttttccatgatccagcagatgttggcaatttgatctctggttcctctgccttttcgaaaaccagcttgaacatcagggagttcatggttcacgtattgctgaagcctggcttggagaattttgagcattactttactagcatgtgagatgagtgcaattgaacaGAAAGGGGATAACGAGTAGTGTTTTTCTTGATAGTTTGAGTTGTCTGCCCTGTCACCCTCCTCCTTTCAGGGATTTGATATTTTTTGACCAGATGCCAGCTTGTCTTTTGTGTATGAGGCTCAAGATTCTTCTCTTGTTTGTTAAACTCACATGGaattaaatcagaaaaattaGGTGGCTTTCTCATTTCAATAATACACCAGAATAATAGTTAATAGTTTAGAACAAGCAGTAAGATGATACCACACCTTCCCCCCAAAATTAGTAAACAGAAAATGtagttttctgttgtttcaagctgGAAGAATAGACTTATCTAGTAggttaaaacattttttcatttttaaattttcattgtaGTTGCTGCTATTCAATATGTTAGCTGgactgtgctaagttgctttagtcacgtctgactctttgcaaccccgtggaccataggccgccaggtcctctgtccattggagtctccaggcaagaatactggagtgggttgccagttacTTCTCCAGTATgatatgttacaggtgtacagtatagcgatttacaatttttaaaggttatacttcatttatagctattataaaatacAGTCTATATGCCTGTGTCATACAGTATACATTTGTAGCATATTTTATACCCAATGTTTTGTACCTCTTAGTCCCCTCTCCTTGTTTTGCCCTTCCCCCTTCTGTCtgtccactggtaaccactagtttgttctctatgagtctgcttcctttttgttatatttaaaattttgctatatttttaaaatttatctagtAAGTTTCAAAAACGATTTATCAGCAATAAGCATACTGATGCCATCTAGTATTGTTACAGCTTCTCCCTGGTGCATCTCAGCCTGAGAGCACAGATTTGTTGTGTGGCAAATGTAATTTATGCCCCTTACCAgcataagaaagaaaatctgcAATGGTTTAGTAGAAGACTGCTTAGCATGCCTGCATGAACCTTCAAATTTTCTTATAGTTTTGAAATTCTTCTAGGAGCTCCTGGTTAAACAGAATTCTATCATTTTcaactttcttctttaaatatatcttttagagtttgtttatttttaaataacgaGTCACTGAATCATTTTGAAACAGTATTCGCAATCTTTGCATGCCTGCCGCTCTGAATGgtttataacattttcttttaatatccaAAAGTGCAACCTTAGCCATCaactttatttccaaatattttttctttgctaaaGTTAACAAGTGCAAAAAAAATATCTACATTTGGATTAGGTAACTTGGTtatattccattaaaataaaCACTATCATTACAAAAATCTCAATGTTAAAAAGTTTGGCTTTAACTGTTAGCCCATGTCTTTCAAGTATGAAACAATTTCCATATGGAGAATAGGGTTTTAGAATTTGTTATAATGAGGTCTTATTCTAAATCAAATACCTGATGATCCTCTGATAATAAGACATCTATAACAAAGTTTTGAAGGTTAGAAATTTAATGACTAAAACCTTACTGAGTCCCGAGGCTGCATTTTACTCAAAACTCTTTACTGGGCAGCAGTTCAGCTAGTGTCATCACAGAGATCGGTGACTGGAGTGTCCCCCTTGTTCTCTAGGATTTCACGGTGGTGCTTATGGCATCCTGAAGTGTCTGTGTACACAGTCTCTCAGTCCTAGTTCACAGAAGCAGGCGTTTTTAAATTGCAGTGGTTCCTCTCCACTGGTAGGAAACTTCAACTTGAAGGAGACCTCCTAGGCTTTGAGTACCCCTCCTGGCAGCAGTAGTTACAGTGCCTGAGATCTCAAGGATTAAGATGTTTAGAGAAGTAACTTTTTGTAACACTAACTGCagtcacaaatattttctgagaacTAGATTTTGCGCGGTGGAGCTTAATGAAGACTGACATGAGTTTAGCCTGCATCTTCCCTGTTTGGTTcagacttgagagtcccctttgcaaaaaagaaaagaaaacagaatctttCTGCAGAGCCCATTGAAGTTCTCTGTGCAAATGGTTTGCCCTTCTACAAGTAGTGTGTGGGGCTGTGTGGGGGTGTGTCCTGTTGAGCTGGTGGTTGGTCAGAGCTGCCTGGATGTCTAACCCCTCACAGGAAAGGCTGCTTGCCCACAGCTCCTTGGGCAGCCTCTGGAACCCTCAGATGCAGAGCCAGTTCTGCGCACAGGAGTCCCAGTGTGGACCTGAGTGGTGATGTCTTTCTAGCAGGAAGCTGGTCTGGCCTCTGGAGGATGTTTGCTGAGGCTGGAGGGAGGGCAGGTCATCCTCAGACAGCACACCTGGGGATCAGTATCCTGGATTTTCACTCAGGGCTGACTTTCATTACTGgtggaaaataatttcagatctcactgtttgaagatcattaaaaaaattgaggATAAAACATGATTGATTCATTTTATGACATGTCCATAGCGAACTTGGACTTTGGGCTGGCTTTCTCCCCTTGCTCGTTTCAATTCTGAGTTGTCTTCTTTGCCCCACTGGCATGTGGTTTAAACAATCATTTTAATATTACATTCAGCAAAACAAGTTGACAATGAACAGGAGCTTTGACCACACAGTAAAATGAACGCGCTTTTTAGACTGACATTGTAGTGCTAAACAACCCTGCAAAAGTAGACAGCAGGATTAAACAGAAACCGAGGCCATGGCTTTATTTCCTTGCACTCTGTTTCTTCCGCTTGGTTTTGCAATGTCGCAATGTCGTCGCTGCGTGTTATAGGCTGTGAAGTTTGACAATACCCGAAAGAGAGTGAAAGTGGAAATGAGGGGTAACACTGTTTTTAATGTGAACTTTTTGTTTAAAGCAAATGCAGCCCTGAGGATTTGGCTACTGCATTTAACAACAGGGGGCAAATCAAAtacttcagggttgatttttacGAAGCCATGGACGACTACACATCTGCTATAGAAGTCCAACCCAGTTTTGAAGTTCCATATTACAACAGAGGCTTGATATTGTATAGGCTGGGTAAGaatttctttcttcccccttttgTCCTTGACAGTATTTTGTGAATTCAGATCTCTCAATGTTGTAAAACGGATATAGTAATCATCCAGGGTGAAACTTAGGTGAAATTTAGTTTTAGAGCCAGGAACAAAGGAAGTGTACCTGAATTTATTTTAGGCTTTCGATGGGTATTAGAGACCGCAGCGGGGCACTGGGGTGGGAATTGCATCTGGGCTCCGGAGTGAGAGCCATCCCATTACTTAGTGCCTGTGCGTCCCCAGCTGTGAAATGAGGGTAATGCTCCTGATCCACTGTGCAGCTTTTCTGAGTTACAGCCTTTGAAGGCACTCGtgctgtgcttgtgcttagttgctcagtcgtgtcccgactctttgggaccccatggactgcagcctgccaggctcctctgtccatgggattctccaggcaagaatactggaatgggttgccatgccctcctccagggcagcttcccaacccagggatcaaacccaggtctccgtcattgcaggcagattctttaccagctgagccaccagggaagcccaagaatactggagtgggtagcctattccatctccaggggatcttcccaacccaggaatcgaaccggggtctcctgcattgcaggtggattctttaccagctgagctaccagggaaccccacTTGAGACAATATATAGTATAGGGATTTTAGATTTTGGGACTATGGGGAATGTGAGGACTGTTTCTCATTTAAAGGgttaaaaagaatattaatttcCTGTTTCTTAATTTTACTGTAATTACATTGAATAGGGAATATTTTATTGAAGGTTTGTGTCAATTTAAGGTATTTACCTGTTAAATCCCCGCAGGTAGCCCATAACTAATTTTAAGTGTATTGTTCTATAAGGGTGTGCAAAGTTACTGTGGTATACACATCCGTATATCATTATCAAGAGGAAAAAATTCCTTTAGTAGGAGTGGTTGAAAGCTTGTAAATATAAAAGCAGGAGTATGTGTATCCAAACTTTACTAtgaataatatatagaaatactcagcttttttttctctttttcatccccccccacccccctccgtGGGTTCTTGTACAGGATACTTTGATGATGCTTTGGAAGATTTCAAGAAAGTATTAGACTTAAATCCTGGATTTCAAGATGCTGTTTTGAGCTTAAAACAGACTATTctagacaaagaagaaaagcaaagaagaaattattGAACATTTTAACTCATGATCCTAATGGCTGGCATCTCCTTGTCTCTAATTGAAAGCTGGTGttaaaatgttttgatttatatttaagATAAAGAGATTCCTGCATCAGCACTGAAAGTTAAATGCTGTACTTCAGGTAATTGATTTTGGGTTGAGTAACTATGTTGACTAGGTATGCTTTTATAAAGTGTAAATAATTAATAAGAATGTATAATTGTATCTTATTACAATACAATATCTAAAGAAATGTGTGGTattttcttcaggaaaactgttttgatgttttttattcccaactttttatttaaaaatttttacctcCACAGAAAATTGAAACTATGGTACAATAAACACTTTTTGTTGTTAGCATTGTGTCACATTTGCTTATTctctgtatttaaatatataactttTGTGCTGAACTGTTTGAAAATAAGTTGCAGATATCACCATACTTTACCCTTAAATATTTTAGCGTGCATTGTCCAAGAATAGAGACAGCCTTCTTTATAGCCACAACACCATTATAATATCTAATAAAACTAATAATTCTATAATACCACCCATGGCCAGCCCATATTTGAACTCCCCAATTGTTTCCAAAATGTCTTGTGTAGACTTTTGTTTCTGGGATCTGGAGTCAGTCAAGTTAACACTGCGTTCTGTTGTTAAGTCTCTGTGTTTTTTAATCTGCAATAGTTGCCTCCTCATTTTCTCCCCATGAAATTTACTTTGAGAGTAAaactcttttattttataaagctaGGCTAGCGAGACATAATATTTGGGCTTAACAATAAACATCTTTCATGAGAGCCATTTGAAAGAATTCaactagacatttttttttcctctagtaaTCATCGATAAGGTAGTTAAGGTTTAAATATCAAGCATAGTTTTCTGTCTCTGGATAATGACAGTAATGTTCACCATCATCAACATTTACTGAATACTCAATATAAGCCAAGCACTGTTCCAACTCTGAATAATAAGTTCTGAGTGGAATGGGGGTGGTTAGAGAGGTGAAAAACTGACAAAAAGCACTTAGTAAATagagggctttttaaaaatctgttctatTTGGGTGCTGCCAGGGAACAATTAGGCTGTGATGAAGttttcctgacctgggaagaaTTGGAAGGGAAAACAAGGCAGAGTCAGCCATGTCTCAcctacatttgtgtgtgtgtgtgtgtgtgtcttattgttgaattttggCTTTCAAAAATTCAGATCCTGCATCTGGGGATCTCCCAAACTAGTGTATTATTGCTATGGAAAAATGGTTCTGGGGTGGAAATGGCCCTAATTAAGAGAAAAGAGTAAGTTTGCCCAGTGTCCCCAGAGGAGGGTCAGAACTACTAAGTCATAACTACTGTGACTTTCTCAGATGCCATCACCATCGTCAGCCTTCAAAgggttttattttgtgtgtgtgtgtgtgttttttttttttttgtagtttaagTGATCTCATAAAGCAGAGGACATAATTGCCTCGTTTGTAGTTCATAAATACTATCTggccaaatatataaagaatctgGGCTGCAGGTGAATGACtattaaatggaaatgaaattagAATGGAAACAAAAAGTCCCTTTCTGGGATGATTCCCATTTTCCAATATGACTTATCTTTCTATTTGTTGGAAAtgtcttttaaagaatttataaaattgcattaaaatatagaaaaattcctCTTAAGAAAACTTGTTTTATAAAcgtattttaaaacttatttttgaaaaagcaaagttggtggctcagaggttaaagcgtctgcctggaatgcgggagacccgggttcgatccctgggttgggaagatcccccggagaaggaaatggcaacccattccagtactcttgcctggagaatcccatggagggaggagcctggtaggctactagtccatggcgttgcaaagagtcggacacgactgggtgacttcactttctttcactttctttcactatagACCTTGGGAGAGTTTAAAGCCAGTCTACCCAGAAAATCAAATACTAGAAAAATGCTTCAgtaactttattttctcttggcttatattctcttttcttttctcttgaccGGGATTAAAtataatatgaagaaaaaaaaacttgttaaaaATTTGATTTGGTTTGTAGGGTTTTATTATTTGACATTTCTTCATCATTTATCAGGAAAAGAGTCACTGAAGTTCAGAATCAGCACTTGCTTATTTGGAACCCAAGCACTTATTTTCCTCAGGTTACTGGAAATAACTGATTTccagttattttctttaaattttcctcatttatttatttccttgtttattttctttaaaactttagaCTTCACACATTCAGATTCTAAATTTCTGATTGAGTGAATAATACCTTTGTTATGtgccttttaaaaaagattctgttttatgtttgctaTTATTTATATTTCCCACATTTCAACATCTGTtgagctcttttttttcttttaaccagaAAAGTACCCAAACTATgctgttttccagtttttctttttgaaaacaagGCAGAAAATTGTAGATTGTTATAGTTTGTTCTTTACAAAGTAAGGTAAGAGAGAATAAGTGGATATATATTGCTCTTGag from Budorcas taxicolor isolate Tak-1 chromosome 11, Takin1.1, whole genome shotgun sequence carries:
- the TTC32 gene encoding tetratricopeptide repeat protein 32; translated protein: MDGQQEQESPAVLALAQAHFKRGEYAEAEALYSAYIRQCACAASEGAAHLSKCSPEDLATAFNNRGQIKYFRVDFYEAMDDYTSAIEVQPSFEVPYYNRGLILYRLGYFDDALEDFKKVLDLNPGFQDAVLSLKQTILDKEEKQRRNY